Proteins encoded by one window of Cellvibrio sp. KY-GH-1:
- the flgL gene encoding flagellar hook-associated protein FlgL → MRVSTTQIYNIANLGIGQAQAAITKTQEQIATGKRVLTPADDPVAAATILQLNLELARTEQYKKNIDVAENSLNLEETNLQSIVGLVHRMREQAVYAGNTAVMTASNYDALAAEVETRIQELLNLQNTRNASGQYIFAGYQSNTKPFVGDGGGNFNYLGDEGQLRLQASASVSVAVSDSGKKAFVDIPSGHNTFNTSASAANKSNPPAIITVGQVFDQAEFDKLYPDDMVVTFTKTASATNYTVTQKSNGKQLLVNQPYVAGVDIEVAGARFKILGNPHPGEAAIAADLNFGAVGAFDFSLTPTNISISVGGKTETLLLDQNVTNATDLAAAFNSVVGAPNSNADKLANLGLTVDATGFHSASGQNININSGTLNTDTALGFATQGAGTTSVNLPFAFTAAHDFSVSPLTFQLEVNGKVESITFNQNITNATDLANAFNDPANAAQLARLGLTVTDQGIISNSNAKVTIKGGNAFLDDVTGLKTQGLGTSSTRGLLIQPGDSFFIESTDKQGLLTTLSRFADVMRNVQDTPESKAELAKLVAKTLTNLENTITNLVAVQGEVGARANTLESAKDLNMDITLSSKTVLASLESVDVSEASIQLSMQTLILNASHQSFAKVSQLTLFSYL, encoded by the coding sequence ATGCGCGTATCCACGACACAAATTTATAATATTGCCAACCTCGGTATTGGTCAGGCGCAAGCGGCGATTACCAAAACCCAGGAGCAAATTGCAACTGGAAAACGCGTGTTGACTCCGGCGGATGACCCGGTAGCGGCGGCGACTATTTTGCAATTGAATCTGGAGTTGGCGCGTACTGAGCAGTACAAAAAAAATATTGATGTGGCTGAAAACAGCTTGAATCTGGAAGAAACTAACCTGCAAAGTATTGTTGGTCTCGTGCATCGCATGCGTGAGCAAGCGGTTTATGCCGGTAACACGGCGGTAATGACCGCGTCAAACTACGATGCCCTGGCAGCCGAAGTAGAAACTCGCATTCAGGAACTATTGAATTTACAAAATACGCGCAACGCCTCAGGGCAATATATTTTTGCGGGATATCAAAGTAACACTAAACCTTTTGTAGGTGATGGTGGTGGAAACTTTAATTATCTGGGCGACGAAGGTCAGTTGCGGTTGCAGGCATCTGCATCGGTGAGTGTTGCGGTGAGTGATTCCGGTAAGAAAGCATTTGTCGATATTCCCAGCGGCCATAATACGTTTAATACTTCTGCGAGTGCTGCCAATAAATCAAATCCCCCTGCGATTATTACCGTCGGACAAGTATTTGATCAGGCGGAATTCGATAAGCTTTACCCTGATGACATGGTGGTTACCTTCACCAAAACAGCGTCGGCCACTAATTACACGGTAACGCAAAAGTCTAATGGTAAACAATTGTTGGTGAATCAACCCTACGTGGCGGGTGTTGACATTGAAGTGGCCGGCGCACGCTTTAAAATTTTAGGAAATCCCCATCCGGGAGAGGCAGCGATAGCCGCGGATTTGAATTTTGGTGCTGTAGGTGCGTTTGACTTTTCCCTGACGCCGACCAACATTTCAATTTCGGTTGGTGGAAAGACCGAAACGCTATTGTTGGATCAAAACGTTACTAATGCAACGGACTTGGCAGCGGCATTTAACAGTGTCGTGGGTGCACCTAATAGTAATGCGGATAAATTAGCGAATTTAGGGTTAACTGTTGATGCGACCGGATTCCATTCAGCCAGCGGCCAAAATATCAACATCAATAGCGGTACGTTAAATACAGACACTGCATTGGGTTTTGCGACCCAAGGGGCAGGTACCACATCGGTTAATTTACCGTTTGCGTTTACTGCAGCCCATGATTTTAGTGTGTCGCCCTTAACCTTCCAGCTAGAAGTGAATGGCAAAGTAGAATCGATTACTTTTAATCAAAACATAACCAATGCGACCGATTTAGCGAATGCATTTAATGATCCTGCCAATGCAGCGCAATTGGCGCGCTTGGGTTTAACGGTCACCGATCAGGGAATTATTTCTAATTCAAATGCCAAGGTTACTATCAAGGGGGGCAACGCATTTTTAGATGATGTAACGGGCTTGAAGACCCAGGGTTTAGGTACGTCATCTACTCGCGGGCTGTTGATCCAGCCGGGAGACAGTTTTTTTATTGAGTCCACGGATAAACAAGGTTTGTTAACTACCTTGTCGCGCTTTGCGGATGTCATGCGTAATGTGCAGGATACGCCGGAGAGTAAAGCAGAATTAGCAAAGTTAGTTGCTAAAACACTGACCAATCTTGAAAACACTATTACGAATTTAGTTGCGGTGCAGGGTGAGGTGGGTGCAAGAGCTAATACCTTGGAAAGCGCGAAAGACTTGAATATGGACATTACTTTATCGAGTAAAACCGTATTGGCTAGCTTGGAAAGCGTCGATGTGAGCGAAGCAAGCATTCAATTGTCCATGCAGACGTTGATTCTGAATGCCTCTCATCAGAGCTTTGCCAAGGTCAGTCAGCTGACGCTTTTTTCCTATCTATAA
- the flgK gene encoding flagellar hook-associated protein FlgK — MSGILSNAISGLQASQNALRTAGHNISNANTAGYTRQEVNYATRPEQNIGAAGFIGSGVNTTSIERVVNEFVTAQLRLDTSTYNQLNKFNTNIGKVDKLFADISTGLTGSLQTFFAAMQNGSNDPASTPARQLIVTEAESLSIRFNNLYQRMDDIEKSVNRELGTVTSQMNSLAKSIATLNQAIADKRASGNGNEPNDLMDKRDEALRQLSELVSLQVVKQDDGDLNVFIGNGQPLVVGVGVSTFNVTNDGKIQITSNGVSSDISGQISGGQLGGLLGFRDQVLYPSMNELGRIALAMADQFNTQQQRGIDLDGDYGQRMFGDINEPALTASRVMHGANASPDDRVISVTIDDVNQLTTSDYRFEILPGSSNYLVTRLSDKAVIDQGTLTGVYPAEVSFDGITVNLTSGSFQGGDTFTIQPTKRGAESIHAEIQRPEDLAFAAPIRTAGNTSNSGSGLISAGEVLSLVDAAGNRLPAFSKPGTLTPPIIIRFTSETTYDVLDNTDPANPKDLVPAMRDQTFVPGASNNIFTSDIGETRVTGRGERVGLPAGRTSQIATEPPDLPGPMTAASLPQSNGYLAEQLRFTFRDPETGAITNKTITTTPGASAAQTAAQISALSGVSANAYTTATITDINFDTTTYAPPLQLSVNGENLLEYNYSNTAFAADVPNPNVSESEFNDYLAERINSNENLKALGIRAQSANNPITGAPELRLVASSGVNLDIRLSASNAGVNSIDVNDGSGNPNVRLIGQDDPLTVGTVEQSTVTVGGRIDITMANGISLQTSPTNSPYFGDSSLPGFAASSFIGYQVAVSGQPKAGDVFTVGFNTNGSNDNRNALAMTALESAKTLQDGSLSFADGYAKMVEEVGTKSNLSKINTEASKSLLEQTNTMREGISGVNLDEEAADLIKFQQLYQANAQVISVARELFDTLLNSL, encoded by the coding sequence ATGTCCGGTATTCTCTCCAACGCTATTTCCGGTTTGCAGGCCAGTCAAAATGCGCTGCGTACGGCCGGTCACAATATTTCCAACGCTAACACCGCCGGTTATACTCGTCAGGAAGTTAACTACGCAACGCGACCAGAACAAAATATTGGCGCTGCTGGGTTCATAGGTTCCGGTGTTAACACGACTTCAATAGAGCGAGTGGTCAATGAGTTTGTTACCGCACAGCTGCGATTGGATACTTCTACCTATAACCAGTTAAATAAATTTAATACCAATATCGGCAAGGTCGATAAATTGTTTGCCGACATTAGTACCGGGCTTACTGGTTCGCTACAAACTTTTTTTGCTGCTATGCAAAATGGTTCCAATGACCCTGCCTCAACTCCTGCGCGCCAATTAATTGTTACTGAGGCGGAGAGTTTGAGTATTCGCTTTAACAATTTATATCAGCGCATGGATGATATCGAGAAAAGTGTTAATCGTGAGCTGGGTACAGTTACCTCACAGATGAATTCGCTGGCGAAGTCCATTGCTACATTAAACCAGGCAATTGCTGATAAACGCGCATCCGGAAATGGCAATGAACCTAACGATTTGATGGACAAACGTGATGAGGCGTTGCGTCAATTATCCGAGCTGGTTTCATTGCAAGTCGTGAAGCAGGATGACGGCGACTTGAATGTGTTTATCGGCAACGGTCAGCCCTTAGTTGTTGGTGTTGGAGTGAGTACATTCAATGTCACCAACGATGGAAAAATCCAAATTACCAGCAACGGTGTCTCCAGTGATATCAGCGGGCAAATATCTGGCGGGCAACTAGGCGGCCTGCTGGGTTTTCGCGATCAGGTGTTGTACCCATCAATGAATGAGTTGGGCCGAATAGCTCTGGCGATGGCAGATCAATTTAATACCCAGCAACAACGCGGTATCGATTTGGATGGCGATTACGGCCAGCGCATGTTTGGTGATATTAATGAGCCCGCATTGACTGCCAGCCGAGTGATGCATGGCGCAAATGCATCGCCGGATGATCGTGTGATCTCTGTGACGATTGATGATGTTAACCAATTAACGACCAGCGATTACCGCTTTGAAATCCTGCCGGGTAGCAGTAACTATTTAGTGACTCGGCTATCGGATAAAGCGGTTATTGATCAAGGCACATTAACCGGGGTTTATCCGGCTGAAGTTTCTTTTGACGGTATTACCGTTAATCTAACCAGCGGTTCTTTTCAGGGCGGCGACACTTTTACGATCCAACCGACAAAACGTGGCGCGGAGAGTATTCACGCCGAAATTCAACGCCCCGAAGACCTGGCATTTGCAGCGCCCATTCGTACGGCAGGTAATACCAGTAACTCGGGCAGCGGGTTAATTAGTGCCGGTGAAGTGTTAAGTCTCGTAGACGCTGCTGGCAACCGTTTGCCCGCGTTTAGTAAGCCGGGTACGTTAACACCGCCAATTATTATTCGTTTTACATCGGAAACCACTTACGACGTTCTGGATAACACAGACCCGGCAAATCCAAAAGATTTAGTGCCGGCCATGCGTGACCAAACCTTTGTGCCAGGGGCGAGCAACAATATTTTTACCTCCGATATTGGCGAGACCCGTGTTACCGGTAGAGGAGAGCGGGTGGGTCTTCCTGCAGGACGCACATCGCAAATTGCCACTGAACCGCCGGATTTGCCCGGGCCCATGACCGCGGCCAGTTTGCCCCAATCCAATGGTTATTTGGCGGAACAACTTCGTTTTACGTTTCGCGACCCGGAAACCGGTGCAATCACCAACAAAACTATTACCACTACGCCTGGCGCCTCTGCTGCGCAAACGGCTGCGCAAATTAGTGCGTTATCGGGTGTGTCCGCCAATGCTTACACTACGGCGACCATTACCGATATTAATTTCGATACTACGACTTATGCACCGCCCTTGCAGTTGTCGGTCAACGGCGAAAATTTATTAGAATATAATTATTCCAATACGGCGTTTGCCGCAGATGTACCTAATCCCAATGTCAGCGAATCCGAGTTCAATGACTATCTCGCTGAACGAATTAATTCCAATGAAAATTTGAAAGCATTGGGTATTCGCGCACAAAGCGCAAATAACCCGATTACTGGTGCGCCTGAGTTACGCTTGGTGGCTTCGTCAGGTGTTAATTTGGATATTCGCCTGTCTGCGTCCAACGCGGGCGTTAACTCTATTGATGTCAATGACGGCAGTGGCAATCCGAATGTGCGGTTAATCGGCCAGGATGATCCGCTTACTGTGGGCACCGTTGAGCAGAGTACGGTTACTGTTGGCGGGCGTATAGATATTACGATGGCAAACGGTATTAGCCTGCAAACATCGCCAACCAACAGCCCCTATTTTGGTGATAGTAGTCTGCCAGGTTTTGCGGCGTCTTCGTTTATTGGTTATCAGGTAGCTGTCAGCGGTCAACCTAAAGCGGGTGATGTATTTACAGTCGGTTTTAATACCAATGGCAGTAATGATAACCGCAACGCACTCGCAATGACGGCATTAGAGTCGGCCAAAACCTTGCAAGACGGCAGTCTGAGTTTTGCCGATGGTTATGCAAAAATGGTTGAAGAGGTTGGAACGAAAAGTAACCTCTCAAAAATCAATACTGAAGCCAGTAAAAGTCTGCTAGAGCAAACAAACACCATGCGAGAGGGAATTTCGGGTGTAAACCTGGATGAAGAGGCGGCGGATTTAATTAAGTTCCAGCAACTTTATCAGGCCAATGCGCAAGTGATATCTGTTGCGCGAGAATTGTTTGATACGTTATTAAATTCTCTGTGA
- the flgJ gene encoding flagellar assembly peptidoglycan hydrolase FlgJ, whose protein sequence is MLTVDTGVKTPQVQDTYLDANSLDSVKAMGRAKDPQALQEIAKKFEAMFVQQMLKTMREANDVFSQGNYFDSSTTRFHRDMLDQQMVLNLTSGRGIGLADHFYKQMLHAYGGSMKPDTRSSSTGGLSAANTGELPAAVVHKDSAAAVADAENEVFANDLENLESWVVDFMRMSDNSNNSLLNPDQGEVEARDYPILNSAYIPALLSKPQTMNSRAGQKSSVSESQENFVMMIKPHAEKAAAELQINPDVLIAQVALETGWGKHVIHDQKGNNSFNLFNIKANTGWEGGKVNIATLEYRDGIAASEKADFRKYNDYSESFSDYVKLMKNNPRYQDALEAGNNSSAYAEALQSAGYATDPLYAKKIKSLLNSDAIRSVSEVAQAAQSFISNAAVAGRKLVE, encoded by the coding sequence ATGTTAACTGTCGATACCGGCGTAAAAACACCTCAGGTGCAGGATACTTATCTTGACGCTAACTCACTTGATTCTGTCAAGGCGATGGGGCGCGCCAAAGATCCACAGGCATTACAAGAAATCGCCAAAAAATTTGAAGCCATGTTTGTACAACAAATGCTAAAAACCATGCGCGAAGCCAATGATGTGTTTTCACAAGGCAATTACTTCGATAGCAGTACTACGCGGTTTCATCGCGATATGCTCGACCAGCAAATGGTGTTAAACCTGACCAGTGGTCGTGGTATTGGTTTGGCAGATCATTTTTATAAGCAAATGCTACACGCCTATGGCGGTAGTATGAAGCCGGATACCCGTAGTTCATCTACAGGGGGTTTATCTGCAGCCAACACTGGTGAGTTGCCTGCCGCTGTGGTTCATAAAGATTCTGCGGCGGCAGTTGCCGATGCTGAAAACGAGGTTTTCGCTAACGACCTTGAGAACCTCGAATCCTGGGTTGTTGATTTCATGCGCATGAGCGATAACTCCAATAACTCATTGTTGAACCCTGATCAAGGTGAGGTGGAAGCGCGAGATTACCCGATTCTCAACTCCGCTTATATTCCTGCGTTGTTGAGTAAGCCCCAAACGATGAATTCTCGTGCCGGGCAAAAATCCAGTGTGAGTGAAAGCCAGGAAAATTTTGTCATGATGATTAAGCCGCATGCAGAAAAAGCGGCTGCCGAATTGCAAATTAATCCCGACGTGTTAATTGCCCAGGTCGCATTGGAAACCGGTTGGGGCAAACACGTTATTCATGACCAGAAAGGGAATAACAGCTTTAATCTTTTCAATATTAAAGCTAACACTGGTTGGGAAGGTGGAAAGGTAAATATCGCGACCCTCGAATACCGCGATGGAATTGCGGCGAGTGAAAAAGCCGATTTTCGTAAATACAACGATTATTCGGAAAGTTTTTCTGATTATGTGAAGTTAATGAAAAACAATCCTCGCTATCAGGATGCGCTGGAGGCAGGAAATAATTCGTCTGCTTATGCGGAGGCTTTGCAATCGGCGGGTTACGCGACTGATCCATTGTATGCCAAAAAAATTAAAAGCCTGCTGAACTCTGACGCAATTCGCTCTGTGAGCGAAGTGGCGCAGGCGGCACAATCGTTTATTTCCAATGCGGCCGTCGCTGGCCGGAAATTAGTGGAGTAG
- a CDS encoding flagellar basal body P-ring protein FlgI produces the protein MRNFCWLVIGVLMWASTAAKAERIKDIASVAGVRANQLVGYGLVVGLDGTGDQTTQSPFTVQSFNSMLKQFGITVPEGARMQMKNVAAVMIQAELPAFAKPGQTIDVTVSSISNAKSLRGGSLLMTPLKGLDGKVYAVAQGNLVVGGLSASGNDGSKITVNIPSAGRIPSGATVERMVETNFAGGQPIVFNLHRADFTTANQLAKSINAMLGPDVARPLDAVSIMVNSPANPAQRVDFISMLENVEVTPGEEVAKVIINSRTGTIVVGKNVRVSPVAVTHGSLTVSVAESLTVSQPNALAGGQTVVVPSSNVKADEETNPMFKFAPGANLDDIVKSVNNVGASPSDLMAILEALKESGALKAELVVI, from the coding sequence ATGCGTAATTTTTGTTGGTTAGTCATCGGTGTGTTGATGTGGGCGAGCACTGCTGCCAAAGCCGAGCGCATTAAAGACATTGCCAGTGTTGCCGGCGTGCGCGCGAACCAATTAGTAGGTTATGGTCTCGTGGTTGGGCTTGATGGTACCGGCGACCAAACGACGCAATCTCCGTTTACTGTGCAGTCCTTTAATTCCATGTTGAAACAATTTGGCATTACTGTACCGGAAGGTGCGCGCATGCAAATGAAGAACGTCGCAGCGGTAATGATTCAAGCTGAGCTACCGGCGTTTGCCAAACCTGGTCAAACTATTGATGTAACAGTTTCTTCCATCAGTAATGCGAAAAGTTTGCGTGGCGGTAGCTTGTTAATGACACCGTTAAAAGGTTTGGATGGAAAAGTGTATGCCGTTGCCCAAGGTAATCTGGTTGTTGGTGGCTTAAGCGCTTCGGGTAACGATGGTTCAAAAATTACCGTGAATATTCCGAGTGCAGGTCGTATTCCCAGTGGTGCAACCGTAGAGCGAATGGTGGAAACCAATTTTGCGGGAGGCCAACCGATTGTATTTAATTTACATCGCGCCGATTTCACTACCGCCAATCAATTGGCAAAAAGTATTAACGCGATGTTGGGGCCAGATGTAGCGCGTCCGTTAGATGCCGTTTCTATTATGGTGAATTCTCCGGCAAATCCTGCGCAACGCGTGGATTTTATTTCCATGCTCGAAAATGTCGAGGTAACTCCCGGTGAGGAGGTTGCCAAGGTCATTATCAATTCACGCACCGGCACAATTGTTGTTGGTAAAAATGTACGCGTGTCACCAGTCGCGGTTACGCATGGAAGTCTTACTGTTTCCGTGGCAGAAAGTTTAACCGTGAGCCAGCCAAATGCATTGGCCGGTGGTCAAACCGTTGTGGTGCCGAGTAGTAATGTTAAAGCGGATGAAGAAACTAACCCAATGTTCAAGTTTGCACCTGGCGCCAACCTGGATGACATAGTGAAATCCGTTAATAACGTGGGTGCATCACCCAGCGATTTAATGGCGATTCTGGAAGCGCTCAAAGAATCGGGTGCACTTAAAGCAGAATTAGTGGTGATCTAA
- the flgH gene encoding flagellar basal body L-ring protein FlgH, whose translation MNLQFSFSSVQLISLVAAIVVLSGCANRKPMADDPAYAPTIAANMPVPQRTEGSLYQDAYGMNLFDDRKAHFVGDVITVTLSERTVSRKSSGVTTGKKSGVNFNAGPLLGVNPTIKGNELTTTMEQDRTFDGSADADQSNSLQGNITVTVAEILPNGNLIVRGEKWITLNRGDEFIRISGIVRPEDIAPDNTIVSTRLANAKISYSGTGELASTQQMGWLSRFFNSDLWPL comes from the coding sequence ATGAACCTGCAATTTTCTTTCTCAAGCGTTCAACTTATCAGCCTGGTTGCGGCGATTGTTGTGCTGAGTGGCTGTGCTAACAGAAAACCTATGGCGGATGATCCTGCGTATGCACCGACTATCGCTGCCAATATGCCAGTTCCACAGCGCACGGAAGGTTCTTTGTATCAGGATGCGTACGGTATGAATCTATTTGATGATCGCAAAGCGCATTTCGTCGGTGATGTCATTACCGTAACCCTGAGTGAACGCACTGTGTCCAGAAAATCCTCTGGCGTAACTACCGGGAAAAAGAGCGGTGTGAATTTTAATGCAGGGCCGTTGTTGGGGGTAAATCCCACCATTAAGGGCAACGAATTAACCACGACGATGGAACAGGATCGCACCTTTGACGGCAGTGCGGATGCAGACCAGAGCAATAGTTTGCAAGGCAATATAACCGTGACAGTGGCAGAAATTCTGCCCAACGGAAATTTAATTGTGCGTGGTGAAAAGTGGATTACCTTGAATCGCGGCGATGAATTTATTCGCATCAGTGGCATTGTGCGCCCGGAAGATATTGCGCCAGACAATACTATCGTTTCTACGCGTTTAGCGAACGCCAAAATTTCCTACAGTGGCACTGGCGAATTGGCTAGCACCCAACAAATGGGTTGGTTGTCGCGCTTCTTTAACAGTGATTTGTGGCCGCTTTAA
- the flgG gene encoding flagellar basal-body rod protein FlgG, giving the protein MHAALYVSKTGLSAQDRQLTTISNNLANTSTIGYKRDRAIFEDLLYQNQRQPGAQQTQDTELPSGLQLGAGVRVVATQKEFTQGNLQVTDQSLDIAIDGHGFLQFLQPDGSIVYSRNGQLQINGEGQVVNADGLLLEPAIVIPEGTNKVTIGTDGTVNGYTNGQVDPQQLGTITMVDFVNHSGLQPIGGNLFVETVASGNPVQGTPGENGMGVIKQGMLENSNVDIVEEMVNMITTQRAYEMNSKVVSTADQMLQFITQNL; this is encoded by the coding sequence ATGCACGCCGCACTCTATGTCAGTAAAACCGGATTATCAGCACAGGATCGTCAGCTCACTACCATCTCCAATAACCTGGCAAATACCAGCACGATTGGTTACAAGCGCGACCGCGCTATTTTTGAGGATCTGCTGTATCAAAACCAGCGTCAGCCAGGCGCACAGCAAACGCAAGACACCGAATTGCCGTCCGGTTTGCAATTGGGTGCGGGTGTGCGTGTTGTTGCAACGCAGAAAGAGTTTACCCAGGGTAATTTACAAGTCACCGATCAGTCGCTCGATATTGCGATTGATGGCCACGGTTTTCTGCAATTTCTGCAACCGGATGGCAGCATCGTTTATTCGCGTAATGGCCAATTGCAAATTAATGGTGAAGGGCAAGTGGTGAATGCCGATGGTTTATTGCTGGAACCCGCCATCGTAATTCCTGAGGGCACCAACAAAGTCACGATTGGCACTGATGGAACTGTGAATGGTTACACAAATGGACAAGTGGACCCGCAACAATTGGGGACCATTACCATGGTGGATTTTGTTAACCACTCAGGTTTGCAACCAATTGGCGGGAACTTGTTTGTAGAAACGGTAGCCAGTGGCAACCCGGTGCAAGGTACACCCGGTGAGAATGGTATGGGTGTTATTAAGCAAGGGATGTTGGAAAATTCCAACGTGGATATCGTGGAAGAAATGGTGAACATGATTACTACCCAGCGCGCGTATGAAATGAATTCCAAAGTGGTTTCAACGGCAGACCAAATGCTGCAGTTTATCACGCAGAATCTTTAA
- the flgF gene encoding flagellar basal-body rod protein FlgF, producing MDRALFIAMSGAKNNMLAQANRANNLANLSTTGFRADFEQSRSMGVYYGEGQPTRAYALTESPRSNFESGPMITTNNSLDVAIQGNGFIAVQAPDGSEAYTRFGNLAVDANGMLRTSNGLPVLGAGGPINIPENEKVQIGSDGTISIVGLGQGPEAMVQVGQLKLVNPDIKTIEKGDDGLFRQRDGLNAAVAPEVVIRSGMYEGSNVNAVEEFTQILSLSRQYEMQVKVMKTAEENSAASAQLLQMS from the coding sequence GTGGACAGAGCCCTGTTTATTGCCATGAGCGGTGCCAAGAACAATATGTTGGCCCAGGCTAATCGCGCCAACAATTTGGCGAACCTCAGTACCACAGGTTTTCGTGCTGACTTTGAACAATCGCGCAGTATGGGTGTGTATTACGGGGAAGGTCAGCCCACTCGCGCCTATGCATTGACTGAATCACCGCGTTCAAATTTTGAGTCCGGCCCGATGATCACAACTAATAATTCGTTGGATGTCGCCATTCAGGGTAACGGCTTTATCGCGGTGCAAGCGCCGGACGGTTCAGAAGCTTACACCCGCTTTGGCAATCTCGCTGTTGATGCGAACGGCATGTTACGCACTTCCAATGGCTTGCCTGTGCTGGGCGCGGGTGGCCCCATCAATATTCCCGAAAATGAAAAGGTTCAAATTGGCTCTGATGGCACTATCTCGATTGTGGGGTTGGGCCAGGGGCCGGAAGCCATGGTGCAGGTTGGCCAATTGAAATTAGTGAATCCCGATATCAAAACCATTGAAAAAGGCGATGACGGTTTATTTCGTCAGCGCGATGGTTTGAATGCAGCGGTTGCACCTGAAGTCGTTATTCGCAGCGGCATGTACGAGGGGAGCAATGTCAACGCTGTGGAAGAATTCACGCAAATTTTGAGTCTCTCTCGCCAATATGAAATGCAAGTAAAAGTAATGAAGACGGCTGAAGAAAACTCAGCAGCGTCAGCGCAGTTATTGCAAATGTCGTAA